A stretch of the Polluticoccus soli genome encodes the following:
- a CDS encoding arylsulfatase, with protein MAAKKNGPQKPNILIMWGDDIGQANLSCYTKGLMGYRTPNIDRIANEGMLFTDIYAEQSCTAGRASFITGQCGLRTGLTKVGLPGADLGLKAEDITIAEALKPLGYRTGQFGKNHLGDRDEHLPTVHGFDEFFGNLYHLNAEEEPEQEDYPDPKEFPDFRKKYGPRGVLHCYADGKGGQKIENTGPLSIERMRTVDLEFLEAAKKFIKAAHDAGEPFFVWFNTTHMHAFTHARPEDRGRSGRWQSEYHDAMVFHDECIGKMLDFIDELGIADNTFVQYSTDNGPHMNTWPDGGMTPFRNEKNSSWEGAYRVPCMVRFPGQIPAGSVSNEIISHQDWFPTILAIAGDPDVAEKLKKGYKIGNKTFKVHLDGYNLVPHLTGKEAKSPRKAFIYFTDDGDVAAIRYDNWKMMFMVQNTPGTLKIWMQPFVTLRCPYIFNLRTDPYERGEITSNTYYDWMFRHIYLLVPAQAYVGEFLATFKEFPPRQKSASFSLDQVLEKMTQGASGG; from the coding sequence ATGGCAGCAAAAAAGAATGGCCCTCAAAAACCTAACATCCTAATAATGTGGGGCGATGACATCGGACAAGCTAATTTAAGTTGCTACACCAAAGGCCTGATGGGTTATCGTACTCCCAATATTGATCGCATAGCCAATGAGGGGATGCTATTTACCGACATCTATGCTGAACAAAGCTGTACGGCAGGCAGGGCTTCCTTCATCACCGGCCAGTGTGGTTTACGTACGGGTCTTACCAAAGTTGGTTTACCCGGTGCTGACCTGGGCCTCAAAGCAGAGGACATCACGATTGCGGAAGCATTAAAACCTCTTGGGTATCGCACAGGACAGTTTGGCAAAAATCACCTGGGCGATCGGGACGAACACCTGCCCACGGTACATGGCTTCGATGAGTTCTTCGGCAACCTGTACCACCTGAATGCCGAGGAAGAACCGGAACAGGAGGATTACCCTGATCCGAAAGAATTCCCCGACTTCAGGAAAAAGTATGGCCCCCGCGGTGTGCTGCACTGCTATGCCGATGGAAAGGGTGGTCAGAAGATCGAAAACACCGGCCCTCTGAGCATAGAACGCATGAGGACTGTTGACCTGGAGTTTCTGGAAGCAGCAAAGAAATTCATTAAGGCCGCGCACGATGCAGGCGAACCATTCTTCGTATGGTTCAACACTACACATATGCATGCATTCACACACGCCAGACCCGAAGATCGTGGCAGGTCCGGCCGCTGGCAGTCGGAATATCATGATGCTATGGTGTTTCATGATGAATGTATTGGCAAGATGCTTGACTTCATCGATGAGCTGGGCATTGCAGATAATACATTCGTGCAATACAGCACCGACAACGGCCCGCATATGAACACGTGGCCTGATGGCGGTATGACACCATTCCGTAACGAGAAGAATTCCAGCTGGGAGGGTGCCTACCGTGTGCCTTGTATGGTACGCTTCCCCGGTCAGATACCTGCAGGGTCAGTATCAAACGAGATCATCAGTCACCAGGACTGGTTTCCTACCATACTAGCGATAGCCGGCGACCCTGATGTTGCTGAAAAGCTGAAGAAAGGTTACAAGATCGGCAACAAAACCTTCAAGGTTCACCTTGATGGCTATAACCTGGTGCCACACCTTACGGGTAAAGAAGCCAAGAGCCCGAGGAAGGCTTTCATCTATTTTACTGATGATGGCGATGTTGCTGCGATCCGCTACGACAATTGGAAAATGATGTTCATGGTTCAAAATACTCCCGGCACACTCAAGATCTGGATGCAGCCGTTTGTGACGTTGCGGTGTCCCTATATCTTCAATCTGCGAACGGATCCCTATGAACGTGGCGAGATCACATCCAATACATACTATGACTGGATGTTCCGGCACATATATTTACTTGTACCTGCGCAGGCATATGTAGGCGAATTCCTTGCCACGTTCAAAGAATTTCCGCCGCGCCAAAAGTCAGCAAGTTTCAGTCTTGACCAGGTGCTAGAAAAGATGACGCAGGGTGCCTCCGGCGGCTAA
- a CDS encoding DUF1622 domain-containing protein, translated as MQEMTERLIATLDQWGEFTEAFLNALSLLSIIIGVVVSLVSARKRFGEPHSMHTRFRYKFGGWLIVALEFQLAADIASTIVSPTTEHLVELGVIAVIRTFLNYFLGKELAEEKESLNVKSEKKED; from the coding sequence ATGCAGGAGATGACTGAACGATTGATCGCAACGCTGGACCAATGGGGCGAGTTTACAGAAGCCTTTCTGAATGCCTTGTCGCTATTGAGCATTATCATCGGCGTGGTTGTTTCGTTGGTCAGTGCCCGGAAGCGCTTCGGAGAACCACATTCCATGCACACCCGGTTCAGGTACAAATTCGGAGGTTGGCTTATCGTTGCGCTCGAGTTTCAGCTGGCAGCCGATATCGCCAGTACCATAGTATCGCCTACAACCGAACACCTGGTAGAGCTGGGTGTAATTGCTGTTATACGTACATTCCTCAATTACTTCCTCGGCAAAGAACTGGCAGAAGAAAAAGAATCGCTCAACGTAAAATCTGAAAAAAAGGAAGATTAA
- a CDS encoding YidH family protein, translating into MAEKESIPEKEALTSTDLAYRRTVIAEERTLMAWIRTALSLISFGFTIYKIFSETEKEADHHLTARAVGLIMIGMGLLGLLLAQIDHHKAIKILKQEHPVRQRTVAGVMALLVWIFGLFLFLAALFRN; encoded by the coding sequence ATGGCTGAAAAAGAAAGCATACCGGAAAAAGAAGCACTTACCAGTACCGACCTTGCTTACAGGCGAACAGTTATTGCCGAGGAGAGAACATTGATGGCATGGATCAGGACTGCCTTGTCGCTCATTTCTTTTGGATTTACGATCTATAAAATATTCAGCGAAACAGAGAAGGAGGCCGATCATCATTTGACTGCGAGAGCAGTGGGATTAATTATGATCGGCATGGGCCTTCTTGGGCTTTTGCTGGCACAAATCGACCACCACAAAGCCATCAAGATCCTAAAACAAGAGCATCCGGTCAGACAAAGGACCGTTGCGGGTGTAATGGCGTTATTGGTCTGGATATTCGGCCTGTTTCTATTTTTGGCAGCTTTGTTTAGGAACTAG
- a CDS encoding pentapeptide repeat-containing protein, which translates to MAQDRSNKNLQKAVLQNKDFGSTSFSGSDLRGADFTGSNLTGADLSNVKTGIRPIYVVAIFIIALAISLVSGYIAAKASLTIRGMLDDVSGKIRLAGIISLVIVAFSFLYALRRGGNKTILHVIIPVIIAMAIIAAVFRWSGVGTGIGAFYIAFTVVFVVVMIYIGTVARAAAGNLSNILFVIVAVAGGILGKSITGGIGPVILAVVCALLSKRALNNVKHFALLRRVIFFMTTRFGTSFRNTNLTNADFSNSVLRNTDFSGANLTGAKWGSSKKVNCKINDEIVTDKKKKKHG; encoded by the coding sequence ATGGCACAGGATCGCTCAAATAAGAATCTTCAAAAAGCCGTACTTCAAAACAAGGACTTTGGCTCTACCAGCTTTTCGGGCAGCGACCTTCGTGGTGCTGACTTCACAGGATCAAATCTCACGGGGGCCGACCTTTCAAACGTAAAAACAGGCATCCGGCCAATCTATGTGGTTGCAATATTTATCATTGCATTGGCGATTTCGCTGGTGTCTGGTTACATAGCAGCAAAAGCAAGTTTAACCATTAGAGGGATGCTTGATGATGTGAGCGGTAAAATAAGATTGGCCGGCATTATCAGTCTCGTGATCGTTGCATTTAGCTTCTTGTATGCTTTGCGGAGAGGCGGTAACAAAACCATTCTGCATGTTATTATTCCCGTCATTATTGCCATGGCAATAATCGCAGCCGTATTCAGGTGGTCGGGAGTAGGTACGGGCATTGGTGCTTTTTACATTGCATTCACCGTCGTCTTTGTGGTAGTAATGATCTACATCGGAACTGTTGCCAGGGCTGCAGCCGGAAACCTGTCAAACATACTCTTCGTAATTGTGGCAGTAGCAGGTGGGATATTAGGCAAAAGCATTACAGGCGGTATAGGGCCGGTGATACTTGCTGTAGTATGCGCGTTGTTGAGTAAAAGAGCATTAAATAACGTAAAGCACTTTGCTTTATTGAGGAGGGTGATATTCTTTATGACCACGCGCTTTGGCACCTCTTTTCGCAACACAAACCTCACAAACGCTGACTTCTCCAACTCCGTATTACGCAATACAGACTTTAGCGGTGCCAACCTTACCGGAGCTAAGTGGGGTAGCTCAAAAAAAGTGAATTGTAAGATCAACGACGAGATCGTAACCGACAAAAAAAAGAAGAAACATGGCTGA
- a CDS encoding formylglycine-generating enzyme family protein, which yields MHAPNEMLSVNLENMVLIKGGKFLMGSDKFYPEEKPVRQVTVDGFYIDKYAVTNEDYQKFVDATGYMTVAERPLNPEDYPGALPELLVPGALVFQKADGPVDLSSYFNWWAWVPGASWRYPQGPSSSLEGREKHPVVHIAYEDAEAYANWAGKELPTEAEWEFAARGGLEGKNFTWGDDDIQMTTPMANTWQGNFPYENLAIDQFEGTSPVGSFEPNGYGLYDMAGNVWEWTSDWYVKTLDESANKVKTCCTTNVNPRVVSPEKSFDECQPDIKIPRRVIKGGSHLCAPNYCLRYRPAARQPQMIDTGMSHLGFRCIVRQTNEAVNESANTLV from the coding sequence ATGCATGCACCCAATGAAATGCTGAGCGTGAACCTTGAGAATATGGTTCTTATAAAAGGCGGCAAATTTTTGATGGGCTCAGACAAATTCTACCCCGAAGAAAAACCAGTGAGACAGGTAACAGTTGATGGCTTTTATATTGACAAGTACGCGGTAACGAACGAAGACTATCAAAAATTTGTAGATGCCACAGGTTATATGACTGTTGCCGAACGGCCACTGAATCCTGAAGACTATCCCGGAGCGCTGCCCGAACTGTTAGTACCGGGAGCATTGGTGTTTCAAAAAGCGGATGGACCTGTAGATCTATCCAGCTATTTCAACTGGTGGGCATGGGTGCCCGGCGCCAGCTGGAGATATCCGCAAGGACCATCAAGCAGCCTGGAAGGCAGAGAAAAGCATCCGGTTGTTCATATAGCCTACGAAGATGCCGAAGCCTATGCCAACTGGGCAGGCAAGGAATTGCCCACCGAAGCTGAATGGGAATTTGCAGCAAGAGGCGGGCTAGAAGGAAAGAACTTTACATGGGGTGATGATGACATACAAATGACCACGCCCATGGCCAATACCTGGCAGGGAAATTTTCCCTATGAAAATTTGGCGATCGATCAATTTGAAGGCACATCGCCGGTAGGTTCGTTTGAACCTAATGGCTATGGCCTGTATGATATGGCTGGAAACGTTTGGGAATGGACCAGTGACTGGTATGTGAAAACACTGGACGAGAGTGCAAACAAAGTAAAAACATGCTGCACAACGAATGTGAACCCGCGGGTGGTTTCGCCGGAAAAAAGCTTTGACGAATGCCAGCCGGATATAAAAATTCCGAGGAGAGTAATAAAGGGTGGATCGCATTTATGTGCACCGAATTATTGTTTACGATACAGGCCGGCAGCCAGGCAACCGCAAATGATCGATACAGGAATGAGTCACTTAGGATTCAGGTGTATCGTCAGGCAGACCAACGAAGCAGTGAACGAAAGCGCCAACACGCTAGTTTAG